The genomic window ATGTTTGGCCCATTTGGAGGTCTTTGATTGGGTTTTTGGGTCCAAAACTCCTTAAGTTCGGATACCAGTTTgattcttctcctccttcatgtatatttcctctcaacttaggtagtttgtcacctgcatacgaatatacaccaacactcgtggaaattgtttgaaataaaccctaccactatgttggatgtttcatatttatggtcttatgcaggtattgacgacgttaatttggtacttaacaaCTGTCAACAAACATATagtgggacctacatgtcataACACCAGAGAAGGAGCTGGGCTGAATGGCCAGTCAGGTTCGAATGAAcccctggttcggccaaaccaccAGCTGGCCCAACCAGGCCCATTTTTCACCAGCTGATAGTTATCATAAtcctatgacggttgtggccgTTAATACCAGTTGAAACTGTCATCAGAAGGGATACATGGCAAAGGGAGAAGgaagatgctctttggattCTATGGAGAATATTCCTTAGCATCTCCACTCTCTCAAGTCACctccacactataaatacccctctcctccttcattctcacacacaccaaagcatgagctgaattataagaggctctattgtactttattgtatactagattaagtagagagtagagtagagtagAGGAAGTCAGAGGAATTCTGGAGTTGTCGGCAATCCTCTTCTTATTTGTTTTACTCTAttaattactctgctttaatCGAATATCATTTTaagtaattaagatttattcTGTGAGagttatctcttggttagttcctaatcaatgtacgggatcattgttcactatagtccattaaaatatagtgattgctttagtgagttataaacactaaagtagttATTAACTACGTAGACGTAGTTTCTGGGTAGTTAATTTTTGGTGTTTGCTTCATCTCTCACAGtaggtttgaggtgggtgtGGAGGTGGTAATAGCTCTAAGTAGACTAAAGTCCTCCCTAGATCGGAGGGTATCCCAAATTTGTGGTTTTCAACATTCGTTCGGAGGGTATCCCAAATTTATGGTTTTCAACATTCGTTCTTTGGATTTGCTCATTATAGTGATATATGTGTGCAATGTACTTGGTAgtgtcacaatttttttaactatatttgtGGTAATGGGGATTTTTAGATGGTTttgttggatggatggatgaaaaaataGACTTAGGCATTAATGACTTATTAATTTGATGGACCAGAGGCTTTAAGTTAAATTTTTAGGTTTGAATTATATGAAGGGGAGGCGAATTTGGTAGCATTATAGAAATTTATTAAAGTTaattagaactaggttgggttgtatgatggagtatttgtaatattttgatGTTTAATGCACTAGTAAAGTTGTTGGTACTTTTGGATgtggattaaatatttttcgtgaagtagtagctttgggacaatctaagttatgcattggttataatatgttagtttggactacgtttaggaagGAAGATGTAATTTTAGTTGTAAAGCCACATTTTATTCTTTGGTGTAGATGGATCGAATTGTTCATGTTTACTATGGTGGTAGAGTGGTGAAACCTTACGTTGGTACACATGTTGAGTTTaaggatatgtcattgaagaccatttcgtttcccacccacccaactctatataactaattaaggtcacgagtgaaagaagttcttgaATGGATCGACGATAATGTGGAGATTCGTTTTTATAGGAGGTTTTCgtttcccacccacccaactctatATAACTAATTAAGGTCAtgagtgaaagaagttcttgaATGGATGGAGGATAAATGTGGAGATTCGTTTTTATAGGAGGTACGATGTTGTAAGggtataagtatatattaaatatgctaggtcagttggaatggtaaatttactttgatttggtaaaagagttGGTATGAGAAGGCTTGGATGGACAAGGAAAGCGAGAAGACTTGGATGGGCAAGgaaagaagaggggagagatgaCCATCAAAGAGACGTTGCGGTAGTGATCTAAGTGAACATATAAATATGAGAAGACTTGGATGGGTAAGGAAAGCGAGAAGACTTGTATGGGCAAGGAAAGAAGAGGGGAGACATGACCATTAAAGAGACGTTGCGGTAATGATCTAAGTGAACATATAagtacaagaggggcttgatctTAAGTGAACATTTTTCGGAAGATCTAAGTGAACATATAATTCATACCTAAAAATTTAACCTAAAGCCTCTAgtccatcaaattaataattctTTAATGCCTCCATCTATCCATCCAACAAAACCATTTAAAAATCcacattaccacatatataGTTCAAAAAATCATGGCACTACCGAGTACATTGCACACATATATCACTATAATAAGCAAATCCCAAAAATGGATGTTGAAAATCACAAAtttaggcaaaaaaaaagttctagggttaccctccaatctacaaattcaaccgattaaaattaaaaaaagattggAATTGAGGAGTAtacctttctctttctcttcgatttccacaaaaaaatCCCACGAAAAACGACTTCAAATTGAGTGTATTTGATGAGTAGATGTGAGCGGGGAGAGATAGGGAGAAGGGCTTCTCTGTGTGCTCGGGCTGGGGGCTTGGCAAAAATGAGTGGGGGAGGAGAAAGTGGGTGGGGCCCGTGCAGGTTAAGGGGCGGCCCACCTTGGGGGAGTGCGCCAGCACGGCTAGCGCCGTGATATGTGGAACGGTGCCAGTGTGGTTGGCGCCCCTCTTTGCCACGTCAGCCCAACCACGTGCCCTAGTGCCACACTGGCATGGTGACGGcaccagggtggctggcgccgccatgatGGAGGACGACGCCAGCCTCTCTAGCGCACCAAAAAAGACCATTCCTGTAATAAGTTTTTCCAAAGGTCTATtcgtaaaataaattttaaaaaaggaccaaaatgtaaaaaattcaggAGACTGGAGGGGGACGACACTCGTAGAGGAGAGGTGAGCTCTGGGCCAATCCCGTAGCTTGCCGGCCCGTGTGGTGCCTTGATGTGCGCCGGCCCTAGAGCTCACCGGCCAATGCCGCCTTGGAGCAAGGAGTAGGAGTAGTGGGGATCCACTCCGTCGCCATATCCACGGGAACGGCTCGGCTCGGATCCACCCTGCTCATCGCTTGTCTCCTCAACTGCTTCTACGCCAGAATGGAGGATTCAGAAAATTAGTTCGTTGGTGTCAAATGTTTAGCGGTGTCATAGTATACTAATTATACTTGGATCATAATGTcataatatatggataagcaATTTAAGCATAGGTTTTGTTGAAAGTCATCGGTATCACCTGATACAGGTCCATACACTGTGGATTCGTCCCCGGTGCTAGATCGATCGCTCTCATCACCTCCTTGCCACCATGACGACCTCACACCGTACGTACACCGTACCGAGACTGGATACAAGCTAGCATGGACAGTGATATGTTTATGGTGTGATAATATTGGCTAAATCAACTTCCGCTCAAGTCTCAACTACGGATGAACGCCTATCTGTTCTTGATTTTATGGCAGAGAGATTAATTGCTTCAGGTGTCGTGCATACATACTGGGTTTGTTTGATTAAAAACTACTAGTACTCCCTCAGGTTAAAAATAACTAGGAacaagtacgaattacccccctcaactATCGCAGCCGACCGAATTACACCCCTAAATTAAAATACCAGGCATTATATACCCTCAACTATTTAtaccggacaaataacccccctCAACGCTGTTTTGAGTGGTTTTGACTTGAGCTTGCTcacgtggcgccaacgtggcaatccagtcagcgaaaaaaataaaaaaaacctgggtcccacctatcattcACCTCAACCGAATCATTCCCCGTGGTTCTCTCTCGTGCATGGCCCACGCGGCAGCGGCCAGCGGCAGAAACGGAGCACGCATTCTCACGGCAGCCGGCGCTGGAAGCGGAGCACGCCCGCGCGGCAGAGGAGGCGAAGCACGCCCAGGCAGCCAGCTGCGGagccgtggaggaggaggtggactaggtggccggtggcggaggcggagcgtgGCCGGGCGGTGGCTGGCGGAGGCAGAGACCGAGGATGAGCCGCGTCGGACTTACGCGAGAAGGCTGGGGAGaggggcgacgcggcggggtGGCCGTGGAGGCCGGCAACtacggaggcgagggcggcgcggtcggcggcgaggctgagGCAGCTCGAGATCGCGGGTGAGCTCCAtcggcgcgcgccgcctcccccatctctctctctctcgctctcctgACTCCCATGTTCCGTCTCTGTGCAGAGGTGAGGGCGAGGAGCAGCAGGCGGATGGCGCTGAGGACATTGGAGGCAGCAGGCTACAACGACGAGTTTGCCGCCCATCCTTGTTGTCCTCATGCCCGGTTactccgaccgccgccgcgtcctccgcgcgctcgcggcgccgccctcgccttcaCCTTCATGCCGCTGCCGGCACGCGCCGCTCTTGCCTCCGCCTCCATGCCGCCGTCGGTCAAGCCGCCGTGCTGTGTTGCCCcgtctcccgccgccaccgcacgcttcagaagaggagggagaagagcgcCCGTTGCGTTGCGCTCTcaggccggccgccgcgcgcttccTTAGAAGGGATGGAGAAGAGAGATGGGTGGGGATTCTGACTAGTGGGCCCTAgcgattctttttttaaaaaagggatgactggactgccacgtgtgctATTTGAACCCTAAACCGCTTGCAACAGTGCTCAGGGTGGTGTtttgtccggtattgaaagtctGGTTTTTCAAGTTtagaggggtaattcggtcgaccgtaattgttcagggggtaattcgtactttttccaaataaCTATAGTTCTAGACAAGATTGATATCAAACTTTAATTACTTTGACTATGAATAACTTCTAATATATTTGCATAGAAAAATGGAAACTACATGtaataaaattatttgttgatattttctctttatattgtaataaaaaatagtggccAAAGTTAATTTTTGGAGATAATGTTATTGCCCGAAACGACAATTATTTTCAACTGCACCTGCACgaagtactacctctgtttcctCATGTGTGGATGTTGGTTACAAAAACGTCACAAAAAaattggagggagtaacaaCTGGCAGGCAAGAAAGTAATTATAAGTAAGTACAAGTTAATTGCAAATTAGTGATCAATGATTTTTTTGAGTTACTCATCTGCACCCGCACCATAATTATAACTACTAATGTTAACAATTCATTCATTTGCAAATACAAGCACCAGCAAGCACAAATGCataacaatgttttttttttatcaaaccatTCATGGCATCAAGCAAgctaattaagaaaaacattttaTGGGTAAATAAGGACAAGCTTTAGGCTTTAGCTCACTTTGAGTCTTCGATCATGCAAAATTTACTACTAGCTGCTTCTATGAACAAAACGGAGCATTAAAACCCTAAACCcacatgcaattaattaattaaccagcgGCGCCGCTAATGAGGTTTTAACAGCATGCGATAGTAACACACCTAAAAGGAATAATCCGAGACATCTAGCTCAGGAACTTCTTCttcctgctccggcggcggcggcagcggcgtggctGTGGAGGCCAGCGTGCTGGCGTGGCGGCGGACGCTGTCCCTGAGCCGCTCGAGCGCCCTGACGAACTCCGGCAGCTCCGCCTCCCCGAGCGCCTCGACGTCCGCCTCCCACCAGAGGGTCCTCCCCGCCATGGCCTGCGTGACCTTGTCCCCGACGTCGCGCATCcgcgcctgctccgccgccacctgcgcCTTGGTCTGCTCCTCCGCGCGCCTCAACGCATCCAGCTCCTCGGGGtctgcgacgacgacgtcgtcgccgccgccgccgccgtcttcgacAGCCGCGGGGGCGGggtcggcgccgtcggcgtggagcgggtcgaagcggcggacgacggcgtcgacggtGGGTTGACCGAAGGCGAAGACGTtgccggcggaggagaaggcgacgacggcgacggaggcgccGCAGAGCGTGGACAGCTCGGACGCCTTCTTGAAGAGCCCGTTGCGGCGCTTGGAGAAGGtcacctgccgccgcccgctgttGTCGATGCGGCGGATCTCGATCCTCTGCCTCCCCAGGCTCGGCCTCCCACGCGATCTCACCATCGCCCTCCTGCtgccttctccttctctgtGCTGCTCTTCTTTGCGCTCTGCGCCTCAAAACCTCGACGCCGTAGATGCACTGCAATGCGAATGACGATGGAGGACGCGATCGAGGAGTAATAATTAGTGCAAGTGTTTCCAAAAATGGGGCGGGAGGAAGACGCGACGGTGATTCGCGAATTCTTTTTTGAAGGAAACATGATGCGTAACTTGCGTAATTACCGGTATCATGATTTCTACTGccatatatagttatatatactGGGTGAGGTCCTGTGAGGAGACAGGCAACGATCGGTAATTACCCTGTCAATTTCTCcccatttttatttataataattaattaaaaacacTTCTATATCAATatatcttaatcttaatctctatctctactacttaaaaaattgaaaacgttTCCGTCGTCCGTAATAATGAAAAAAgggttaaaaaaacataaaacaaaaaaaaagaaagtccgaTTCAATTTAACGCTTCATGCGAGTCCGCATCAAATTTGGACCCAACTCCTGAAGAAAACACTACTACAAGAACACAAGAACATATTTCATCAACAACAATGACAACACAAGAACATCATAAGCTCAAAAACACCGACGCTGGAAAAGGAGGGTGCTGCCGTCGCCATcaaaccgccgccgtcgtcgcaggGATGTCAagctgccgccacctcccctcccgctagatccggcggaggggagggcgccgcccctGCCCGCCACcatggagggggagggggagcggcgtCGCCACCggtgggagagggggagggggaacaGTGTCGCTGGCGCCATcattttgagagagagagagaggtgtcgTTGCTGGGACGCCGGGCCGCCGCTGGGACACCGGgccaccgctgcctcccctcccgctagatccagcggaggggagggcgctgccCCCTGCCCACTACCTCTGCTCCTCCCGAAAGGGAGGGCGTCGCCGCTTGCCGCTGCCTACCACCGTGGGAGGGGGATGGGGAGCAACGCCGCTGCAGCGGACGGGAAGAGGCGCCGCTGACGCCGTCGTTTtaagagaggggggaggggaaatgATTTCAGAGTTAGGGTTTGGGCTGctgaacttttatatagatcCAAATCAATAGGGACCGAAGATCATATCGGATGGCTGCGGCTTCTCCCGCGTCGGGCCGCAGTTCCTAGAAAACCACACAATTGGCTGCATTGTGGGCCGCATATACACTCCGCACAGAATAAGTTCAATTTAGGACCCTTAGGGCTGAGTTCTTTCCTTCTAAGACTACTAAACGACGCATTTTTCACAAAAAttatctatatgaaagttgctttataaaacatataatctatttttta from Oryza glaberrima chromosome 6, OglaRS2, whole genome shotgun sequence includes these protein-coding regions:
- the LOC127776958 gene encoding agamous-like MADS-box protein AGL61; protein product: MVRSRGRPSLGRQRIEIRRIDNSGRRQVTFSKRRNGLFKKASELSTLCGASVAVVAFSSAGNVFAFGQPTVDAVVRRFDPLHADGADPAPAAVEDGGGGGDDVVVADPEELDALRRAEEQTKAQVAAEQARMRDVGDKVTQAMAGRTLWWEADVEALGEAELPEFVRALERLRDSVRRHASTLASTATPLPPPPEQEEEVPELDVSDYSF